A single genomic interval of Pochonia chlamydosporia 170 chromosome 7, whole genome shotgun sequence harbors:
- a CDS encoding methyltransferase domain-containing protein (similar to Metarhizium robertsii ARSEF 23 XP_007824166.1), whose amino-acid sequence MSKYGMYEKINKAKWDERAAIHAESQDYKVKDFLTSQTYISNVVEFDRPLLGSITGLNCVHLQCHIGTDTLSLSRLGASSVTGLDFSPASLAEARKLASATTSTGGERVTFVEASVYDSLKVLNPGSFDLVYTGIGALCWIPSVHDWARVVAGLLKPGGRLFIREAHPVLWALDETSENGLVINLPYFERDEPMIFHEDGTYVETGGHKFKATASAEFNHGLGEIIEALLYYKMRISGFVEHQSVPWPAIPAQMVSDHRGEYTLRDQPWRLPHSYTLQAIKE is encoded by the exons ATGTCAAAATACGGGATGTATgagaaaataaataaagcGAAATGGGACGAGCGAGCCGCCATT CATGCCGAGTCTCAAGACTACAAGGTTAAGGACTTTCTGACAAGTCAAACCTACATCAGCAATGTAGTAGAGTTTGACAGACCACTCCTTGGTAGTATTACTGGCCTTAATTGTGTTCATTTGCAGTGCCACATTGGTACTGACACACTTAGTCTGAGCAGGCTAGGTGCCAGCTCTGTGACAGGGTTGGACTTCTCTCCCGCGTCTCTCGCGGAGGCTCGCAAGCTAGCATCGGCAACGACTAGCACTGGAGGGGAGAGGGTAACATTTGTTGAGGCATCAGTGTACGATAGCCTTAAAGTGTTAAACCCAGGCTCTTTTGACCTTGTTTACACGGGTATTGGCGCCCTATGTTGGATACCAAGTGTCCATGATTGGGCGAGAGTGGTTGCGGGATTGTTAAAACCTGGAGGTCGCTTATTCATACGAGAAGCGCACCCTGTTCTATGGGCACTAGATGAGACGTCAGAGAACGGGCTAGTTATTAACCTACCATATTTTGAGCGCGACGAGCCGATGATATTCCACGAAGATGGCACCTATGTCGAGACAGGAGGGCACAAGTTCAAGGCCACAGCAAGCGCGGAATTCAACCACGGCCTTGGCGAGATAATAGAGGCGCTTTTATATTACAAGATGCGGATTTCAGGATTTGTCGAACATCAAAGCGTCCCATGGCCTGCCATTCCAGCTCAAATGGTGTCAGATCACAGAG GTGAATACACTCTAAGGGATCAACCGTGGCGATTACCTCATTCATACACGCTTCAGGCTATCAAGGAATAG
- a CDS encoding membrane protein (similar to Coccidioides immitis RS XP_001244974.1) produces the protein MSTDKNPTDTTVPANEPPADHVADYDAAGADRDADLNLPAGWKYKRARIFGINLPWYASPQTQLVMVSFVCFLCPGMFNALGGMGGGGKTDATLADNMNTALYSAFAVFGFFGGTFINKLGVKYTLAFGGIGYCVYAASLLASVHADVAGFNLFAGVFLGICAGLLWTAQGTIMISYPHEHEKGHYFAWFWGIFNMGAVIGSLIPLGENINVKGNKTVTDGTYIGFIVLMFCGAVLALLLCNAGDIVRKDGSRVILKKNPSWQSELLGLWETLRFEPFVVLLFPMFFTSNWFYVYQQNGVNGARFSTRTKALNGLLYYLAQIIAAWITGVLVDVQGVRRSVRAKVTWVVLFVFTFALWGGGYAYQKDYTRESVNTELHPDYEPTDWTSPGYVGPMFLYIFYGFYDAVWQACIYWYMGALSNSGRRLANYVGFYKGIQSVGAAVMNNLDARKLSFMKEFISNWVLLGASLIIAAPAIFLKIPDHVDVEDDLKDTDETVEDVLPAGHPEKAVV, from the exons ATGTCTACAGACAAGAATCCAACCGACACAACTGTGCCGGCCAACGAGCCGCCTGCCGACCATGTGGCCGACTATGACGCCGCCGGCGCTGACAGAGACGCCGATTTGAATCTCCCAGCTGGATGGAAGTACAAGCGGGCCCGAATCTTTGGTATCAACTTGCCCTGGTATGCCTCGCCTCAGACTCAACTCGTCATGGTGTCATTTGTCTGTTTCCTCTGCCCTGGCATGTTCAATGCTCTTGGTGGTATGGGTGGCGGTGGTAAAACCGATGCAACACTGGCCGATAACATG AACACCGCGCTCTACAGTGCATTTGCAGTTTTTGGTTTCTTTGGTGGTACCTTTATCAACAAGCTTGGTGTCAAATATACCCTCGCATTCGGAGGCATTGGATACTGTGTCTACGCCGCTAGTTTGCTTGCCTCCGTCCACGCCGACGTAGCTGGCTTCAACCTTTTTGCTGGAGTTTTTCTCGGTATCTGCGCCGGTCTTCTTTGGACTGCACAAGGTACCATCATGATCTCTTACCCACATGAGCATGAAAAGGGCCATTACTTCGCCTGGTTCTGGGGTATTTTCAACATGGGTGCCGTCATTGGCAGTTTG ATTCCCCTTGGCGAGAACATTAATGTAAAGGGCAACAAGACAGTTACTGATGGCACTTACATCGGTTTCATCGTTCTCATGTTCTGCGGTGCTGTGCTTGCTCTTCTGCTTTGCAACGCTGGTGATATTGTTCGAAAGGATGGCAGCCGTGTTATTCTCAAGAAAAATCCTAGCTGGCAGAGTGAGTTGCTTGGTCTCTGGGAAACCCTTCGCTTTGAACCCTTTGTTGTTCTCCTATTTCCCATGTTCTTCACCTCCAACTGGTTCTATGTCTACCAGCAGAACGGCGTAAACGGAGCGCGATTCTCTACCCGCACTAAGGCATTAAACGGCCTTCTCTACTATCTTGCTCAGATTATTGCTGCTTGGATTACCGGTGTCCTTGTCGATGTCCAAGGTGTGCGCCGATCCGTTCGGGCCAAGGTCACCTGGGTTGTTCTATTCGTTTTCACCTTTGCACTGTGGGGCGGCGGTTATGCCTACCAGAAGGACTACACCCGTGAGTCCGTCAACACGGAATTGCACCCAGACTACGAGCCTACTGACTGGACTTCACCTGGATATGTCGGTCCCATGTTCTTGTATATCTTCTATGGCTTCTATGATGCTGTCTGGCAAGCATGCATTTACTG GTACATGGGTGCTCTCTCCAACTCCGGCCGTCGTCTGGCCAACTATGTCGGCTTCTACAAGGGTATTCAGTCCGTTGGTGCTGCTGTCATGAACAATTTGGATGCTCGCAAGCTTTCATTCATGAAAGAATTCATTAGCAACTGGGTCCTTCTTGGAGCGTCTCTCATTATTGCTGCGCCAGCTATTTTCCTCAAGATTCCCGaccatgttgatgttgaggacgatCTCAAGGACACAGACGAGACTGTTGAGGATGTTCTGCCTGCCGGCCACCCCGAAAAAGCGGTTGTTTGA